In Capsicum annuum cultivar UCD-10X-F1 chromosome 11, UCD10Xv1.1, whole genome shotgun sequence, one genomic interval encodes:
- the LOC124888505 gene encoding uncharacterized protein LOC124888505, translating to MPPPSDQFHTSSSKNSLHSSSLSVPSTSSAPSLSGLRVGGPNTPTSPSIDSATTPNATAAASQNLQFKEVLEYDKVRRLQIVPYCDGFIPAYTAGHMVIEAIKLFFKKQWNSWFEIPWEIRIDMWKQFMLFCRQCVHGVIVMLMK from the exons ATGCCTCCACCGTCTGACCAGTTCCATACCTCTTCATCCAAAAATAGTCTTCATAGTAGCTCTTTATCCGTGCCTTCAACATCATCCGCACCAAGCCTTTCTGGATTAAGAGTTGGAGGTCCTAACACACCTACATCGCCATCCATTGATAGTGCTACAACACCTAATGCTACAGCAGCTGCTTCTCAGAATTTGCAATTTAAAGAGGTATTAGAATATGACAAGGTTAGGAGGCTACAAATCGTCCCTTATTGTGATGG gTTCATTCCAGCATATACGGCCGGGCATATGGTTATAGAagcaattaaattattttttaaaaagcagTGGAATAGTTGGTTTGAGATTCCATGGGAAATTAGAATTGACATGTGGAAACAGTTTATG CTATTTTGTAGACAATGTGTTCATGGAGTAATTGTCATGTTAATGAAATAG